The region GCTGGAACGGCCGAATGGCTGTGTGTTTAACACCCGATGCGCGGAACTGGTCGGGCCGATCTGTTCAACACAAATCCCGTTCGAAGAATGGGTTGATCCGGTGCATCGTGTTGCTTGCCACCTCTATCAGAAGGAGGGCCGGTGATGGAGCAGAAGATGCTGATTTCCGCCAGGGATCTTTCGGTCAGCTTCCGGATTGGCAAGAGTCTCTTCAGTCACGCAAATCTCAAGGCCGTGGATAATGTATCGCTGAATATCCCGAAAGGGTCATTCTTCGGGATCGTGGGGGAGTCCGGCTCCGGCAAGACGACACTTGGCCGCGCATTGCTGCGGGCTGCTCCGATTACAGGTGGCAACGCGATCTATCAGGATGATGAGGTTCGTTACGACCTGACCAATATCGGAAAGGATGAGCTTGGGGATTACAGGCGCAGGGCACAACTGATCTTTCAGGACCCTTATGCCGCACTATCCCCGCGGATGACGGTCCGTGACATTATCGCCGAGCCGCTCGAAGTCATGAAGATCACCTCATCGCGTGAAGAAACCGACGCAAGGGTCCGGGAGATCGCCGCTAAATGCAGGCTTAATCTTGAGCATCTGCGGCGGTTCCCGCATGCGTTTTCCGGTGGCCAGCGCCAGCGGATCTCCATTGCCCGTGCTCTTGTTTCCCGCCCGCAGTTCATCATCGCCGATGAAGCCGTGGCGGCGCTGGATGTGTCCATCCAGGCGGATGTGCTCAATCTGCTCAAGCAGCTGCAGGCAGAGATGGGGCTGACCTTCATGTTCATCAGCCATGATCTGAGCGTCGTTGCCCATACATGTGATCACGTGGCGGTGATGTATCTTGGCCGTCTGGTTGAAATCGCGCCGACCAGAAAACTCTTTGCGGCGCCGCGGCATCCCTACACGAAAGCGCTTTTCTCCGCGATCCCCTCGCTCAATCCCGATGAGCGCGGCAAGGCCCAGAAACTGGAAGGGGAGATTCCCTCGCCAACCAATCAGCCGCCGGGGTGCAAATTCCATACACGCTGCCCCCATGCGGTGGATATCTGCAAATCCGCCGAGCCCAGGCTTGAGGTTGCCGATGGCGAACACGAAGTCGCCTGCCACCGCTGGAAGGAACTTTTTGCCTGATGATTTTTTGCCGGATCGGGGCCCTTGGCCGGAGATCTAGTCGGTTGTTCTGAGGCGGCTCTTCTGCACGATCACCACCGCGCCTATCGGCAGGCAGAGGGTGATCACGGTAACGGTGATCATCAGGATTCCCAATTCCGAGTAATCAGCGGCGGAAACGATCTCGCCCGTCACCTTGTCCTTCACTTCCCTTGTCACGACAAAGATCTGGTTGAGATATTTGGTGCCGAGCGAACTTGCCGACAGGGCCAGATTGGTGAAGGACGCGAATACCGCGAAAAACGTGGCTTTCATGTTTGCGGGCGCATTTTTCGCGATCCAGGCCAGCAGCGGGATCATGGAGACCTGACCAAGGGGCGATTCCACCGCCGTGTTGATGATGGCGATGAATTTTGCATCGACCACGCCACCTGTCATGGAAGCGGTCCACAGATGGAGCCCGTAATACATCCCGATGCTCGGCAGGAACAGCACTGTGCCGGCAATCGTCAGCACGACCATGATCCGGGCAATCGAATTCCGCGCCATGAACGGTCGCAACAGGATGATCCCGGCAAGGGTAAGCACCGATGCCAGAAGAGAGAGAACAGAGAAGAACTGCTCGTTGAAAAGCAGAACGTCAATCTCGAACCAGGTTAATCCGGGCCCGGGGCTTGGCATCGCCCGGAAGACAAAGATGATGATCGCCGTGCCGATGATCATCAGTCTCTGGGATGGTGGCAGGTAGGCCACAAGGCGGCTCATCAGGAAAAGGATGATGGCCGCCGAACCGGCAAAAACGATTTCCTGCGCAAAAGGCAGGTTGAAGGCGCCGATGCTCACCGAGAAGATCACGAAAACAAGGCTGCCGAGAAGAACAGACCAGTTGACCTCGGTCTTCTCCCGCATGGCGTCTTCACTCGGGGCGTCAATGCCGCGGGCAGCGAAATCCCTTGCCGATTTCGCGGCGAGAAACCAGGCCAGCGCCACGCCGAGAACGGATATCGCCGGGATGATCAGGGCATAAAGATAGATATCGGCATAAAGATCGATGCGCTGGCTTTCCCCCAGATCATCAACGCCGCTGAACAGAATGACATTGGCCAGGGCCACCAGCACCGTGCCGCCGATGATCGCAAAGCGGCCAAGCATCTGCATGGTTGTATGCATGGCCTTGATCTGGTCTTCGGGAAAAGGGGTGCCATCCTTTTCAACCGCGGGCACGGCCTCAACCGTCATGGCGTCGGCGACAACGTCCTGAATGACATATCCCACCGGGGCAAGGATAACGCTGATCACATACCAGGTTTCCACCGGCAGGATGGTGGACATCATCACCGTATGGCCGATCAGCCCGTGCATGATCAGGAGGCTCGACGCAATGACAGCGGCGCCGGCAAAAACCATATAGTTCTTGTGCTTCCAGATGAGATCAACCAGATGGCCGAGCGGCATCTTGAGCGCCCATGGCAGCCCCGCCCAGAAACCAAGCCCCGCAAGAAAAGCGGCGGACAGATCAAGATAATCCTTGATGAAGAACGTGCCGACAATGGCCGTGAGCCCGGAAATACCCGCCGCGGCATAGACCATGAGCGGAGGCAGATAGCTCAGCCTGAACTGCCGGGGCAAATCGATAAAGGCGGCAAGGATATATTTCAACACGCTGATCATCTTGAAAAGAGTACATCAAGAGACGGGCTTGACCAAACATCATTTCTTCGGTTGAAGAGTATCCGAGGCTCTTCGGGCAATGCCGGCTTCGCGCCCTCAGGCAAGGCGCTGAACCTGCTCGATCAGGCCGGGAAAACTCTCTCAAAATGTTCTGTAAGCGACTGATTTGTCTTAAAAAATCATCTTGCCACCCATGTCAATTCACCTCATCATTTTAACAGCACTCTGCTGGGTGCCATTGAGCAATATGCCTGGTGAGGGTGACAGTGCAGGACGATTTACGCGGTATCTTGTTTATTCTATCCGGCATGCTTCTCTTCAGCGTGCAGGATGTGCTGATCCGGATGATGGCAAGCGAAGGCTCGCTTGTCCAGATCATGGTTTTCCGTGGTCTGCTTGGCTGTCTTGTGCTGATGGCGTTTCTTCGCCTGACCGGGCGGCCCATTCGCATAGGTTCAGCCTATCCTGTTCTGGCCCTGATCCGTATCCTGCTTTTCTTCAGTGGCTTTCTGGCCTTTTATTTTGCTCTTTCAGGCATGAGTCTGGCCGAGGCCACCAGTCTCTTTTTTGTCAGCCCTATTTTCATCACGATCATTTCAAAACTGGTCTTCAAGAGCGATGTGGGCTGGTATCGGGGGGCGGCGATTGTTGGCGGCTTTGCCGGTGTGCTGATGATCATCAAACCCTCACCGGGGCAGTTCAACGCGATAGCCCTGTTGCCGGTATTCACCGCCCTTGGTTATGCGATTGCCATGATGATCGCGCGGCATACCCGGGACAAGGATACGATCTTCCAGCAGATGCTCCAGCTTTACATCGGCAGTGCTGTTTTCGGCACGGTCGCGGCGCTGGCGCTCAACCTCCTCGGCATTGATGCCGATACCTTTCCCGAGTTGGATTATCTCGTCCGGAGCTGGAGCTTTGACAATCCCTTCCTTCTTCTGGCCATGGCGACGGTGGCGGCATTCGGCAGTCTCGGGATGCTGCTGCTGACAAGCGCTTATCGGGTCGGCTCGCCGCCGGTTCTGGCACCGTTCGAATATTCCCTTCTGTTGCTGGCATCCCTTTTTGGCTATCTTCTTTTCGATGAGATACCAGATCTCCTTTCGGGTATCGGGATGGTGACGATTGTTGCCAGCGGTCTCTTCATTTTTATCCGCGAAGGGGTGCGGCGCAAGCCGCTGGCGGTCAAGACCTCGCTCCGGACATGATCCGCCCGCCCGCAAGCCTCGGCTCTTTACCGAAAGGCAGGAAAGGGTATACTGCTTGCGTCGCCGGCACCTTGCCTGCTGCGCTGAGAGGAGAGAGGTATGAACACTTCCACCGCCGGGCCGACCCGGGTTTTTGTTCAACTCCGTTGCCGCCCGGGAACAGCCTATGATGTGGCCGATCAGATCTATGAGCGGGAAATCGTCTCGGAACTCTACTCAACCAGCGGGGAGTGGGATCTTTTCATGATCATCTACATCCCTTCCGGCGAAGAGGTTGGCCGTTTCATCAACGACAATATTCTCGACATCCCGAATATTGACCGCTCCCTGACCACCCTGACCTTCAAGGCATTCTAGAAAGATCTATTTCTGCCGTGCTTCAAGGGCTGGAGGTACCCGGCTGCGAAGCCGCTCCCTTAACGCGGTCACCCCGCCGGCAAGCGCGATCATCGCCATGCCGGTTGCGGCCTGCGGCGTCGGCCAGGTTTCGTAGAACACCCGGCTCCATATCGCCACAAAAAGAAGATAGCTGAAATCCGCCGGCGCCAGCCAGCTGCTGTCCGCCGTCTGATAGGCACGGCTGAGGCAGATATTCCCCGTCAGATTAAGGCATGAGGCGAAAAGACAGAAGCCGAGGACGGCAAGGCTGATCTCCGGCCAGACGTTCAGCAGGAAAGGAACAGCTGAACGGGTTTCGGCAGCAAGCGGCAGGGAGGAGATGATGGTCCCGCCCGTTGTGCCGAAGATGATAAACACCAGCGCGACAATAAAGGCAATCGCAAGAGGGCTTTCATTGCGGCACCAGCGCCGGAGGATCAAAAGGTTCAGGGCATAGAAAAACCCGGCAATGACCGGCATGATCTGCACCCAGCGGAACCCTTCAGCCAGCGGGTCAAGCACCGTAAATGCCCCGGCCATGCCGAGCCCGAGGGCGGCAAGCCGCCAGGGGCCGATCGCCTCACCAAGAAACGGGCCCGCCATCAGCGTGATGAAAAAGGGGTAGGTGTACAGCCCCGCCGCCATCTGGCTGACGCTGATCTGGGGGGCGGCGCCGAAGAAAAACAGCATGCAGCAGGTCAGCATCAGCGCGCGCATGAAAACAGGCCAGGGCCGGTTGGGCCAGAGCTGCCCTATCCCGATGGATGCTTTTGCGAGAAAGAGGATAAAGATCAGGTTGAAGACGGATCGTATGGCCTGAAACTGCCAGAAGGTAGTTGCCGGCGCGAACATCTTGATCATCGAGTCCTGAAGGGCAAGGAAACTCACCCCCATCAGCAGCAGGCCGAGTGCGGCCATGGGGCGGTCTTTTGCTGGTCCCTCGAAAAGAGCTATTTTCATTCCGGTCTAGCCTGTCCTGATCTGGAAGTTTTTTGAATGGGTGACGTCACTTTGGCCTTGCCCGTGTCATGAATTTTGAGCGGGAAGCCTGCCTTGAGGAGATTATCGGCTATCTTGCCGCCAAGGTTGCCCAGCCCGACAAGACCATATTGCTGCATGAAATCTCCCCCCCCTGTGTTGCTTTTCTGTCTAGGTGAACTTGCTGTCCCGCCAGGCGAGGGCAGCTTTCAACCCCTTTTCCTTTCGGATGGAGTTGAACTCGAGCCGTTCAGGGCTTTCATCGCTCTCGATCTCAAGGTCGATTTCCAGCGCAGCGTCGAGCGCCTCACGCATCCGCGCCATCTCGTAGCTGCGGTTGATGGCCTGTTTGGTGAGCTGAACCGATTTTGCCGCTGAATGCGCAATCTGGCTGGCGATGGCATGGGCTTCGTCCCCGGCCGTGCCATCCGCAACGACGCGGTTGATCACCCCCATGGTCAGGCATTGATCGGCGGTGAAGCGGTCATGGCCGGTCAGAAGCAGCTCCTTTGCCTGTTTCGGCCCCGTCACCCAGGGCGCCAGCATGGTGATGATGCCGGAGCCGAAACGGACTTCGGGCATGCCGAAGAGCGCCGATCTGTCGGCAACGCTGATATCGGTTGCGAGCATGAGCTCAAACGCACCGGCAAGGCAGTATCCATGCACCGCCGCAATGGTCGGCTTCGGGCAGGTCCAGAATTGCATGACAAAATCAAAATCACGCAAGAGCACCTCACGCCAGGCGTCCCGGCCGCTGATCTCCTTTGCCGCCGCTTCCTTCATGTCAAATCCGGCGGAAAAACTCCGCCCCGCTCCCGTGACAACAATGGCTCGCACCTGGTCATCCGCGGCCAGTTCAGCCATCGCCGCGTTGGTTTCGGCAACCATGGCCTCGTTAATGGCATTGAGCACATCGGGCCTGTTCAATGTCAGCTTCGCAACGCCATCGGCCTGTTCAAGATGGATGGTATTCATTGAGTGACCTTTTCAAAATTACCATATCGGCAGTTGCGTCCCTGTGCTTGTTCCGGGTTCCTTCGAGGGTGTCTATACCTTGTCCATTCGGGCGCGGACCCAGTCGTGAAACCGTTTCAGCAGGTATTCCTCAGGCATCAGGACACCGACGGAATAGGGATCGGCACCCAGACCCTGCTGGTTCATCTCGCAGGCACCGCCGTCCTGCTCCATCACCAGGGTGGCAAAATCGACAACATTGGCAATATCGTAGTCCGGATCGCCCAGCGTTGCGTCCTCAAACAGCCATTCGGCGGTGATTTCGGTTGTTGTCGGGCCTTTTGGTAGCACCCGCACGATCCGCATGTGATCAGCGTATCCGGCGATGAACATCGACGGCCAGGCCGAGGCGTAGAGCTGGCCCCGTTCGATTTCCTCATCGCTCAGGCTCGCGATGATATGTCCCTGGGCTGAACCATCTGTTGACCATGTCTGCGCCCCTGGCCGGAGCCCGCCCCGATAAAGCGGATCGTTTGAACTTTCGTGATCTGTCCAGCCAGGCATGTCCATCTTGTTGATGATGCGGCGTGAATACAGCGGCACCAGTTCCGTCAATTCAGGATGGATATTCGGGCAATGGAGGCATTCGTTGAAATTTTCCCAGAAAAGCTTCCAGTTGCAGTTGATGATTTTGGACCAGGTCTTGCCGATCTTCATGTCTTCGAGCGGGAACCGCCTGAGCCCGTCGGCCGATCGCTGGAAAAGAGAATCGGGATTCCATTCCGCACCCGGATCGGGATGGATGAAGACAACCCCCCGCCACTCACGCACGGCG is a window of Alphaproteobacteria bacterium LSUCC0684 DNA encoding:
- a CDS encoding Lrp/AsnC family transcriptional regulator, giving the protein MNTSTAGPTRVFVQLRCRPGTAYDVADQIYEREIVSELYSTSGEWDLFMIIYIPSGEEVGRFINDNILDIPNIDRSLTTLTFKAF
- a CDS encoding DMT family transporter; translated protein: MKIALFEGPAKDRPMAALGLLLMGVSFLALQDSMIKMFAPATTFWQFQAIRSVFNLIFILFLAKASIGIGQLWPNRPWPVFMRALMLTCCMLFFFGAAPQISVSQMAAGLYTYPFFITLMAGPFLGEAIGPWRLAALGLGMAGAFTVLDPLAEGFRWVQIMPVIAGFFYALNLLILRRWCRNESPLAIAFIVALVFIIFGTTGGTIISSLPLAAETRSAVPFLLNVWPEISLAVLGFCLFASCLNLTGNICLSRAYQTADSSWLAPADFSYLLFVAIWSRVFYETWPTPQAATGMAMIALAGGVTALRERLRSRVPPALEARQK
- a CDS encoding NAD(P)-binding domain-containing protein — translated: MQQYGLVGLGNLGGKIADNLLKAGFPLKIHDTGKAKVTSPIQKTSRSGQARPE
- a CDS encoding enoyl-CoA hydratase/isomerase family protein codes for the protein MNTIHLEQADGVAKLTLNRPDVLNAINEAMVAETNAAMAELAADDQVRAIVVTGAGRSFSAGFDMKEAAAKEISGRDAWREVLLRDFDFVMQFWTCPKPTIAAVHGYCLAGAFELMLATDISVADRSALFGMPEVRFGSGIITMLAPWVTGPKQAKELLLTGHDRFTADQCLTMGVINRVVADGTAGDEAHAIASQIAHSAAKSVQLTKQAINRSYEMARMREALDAALEIDLEIESDESPERLEFNSIRKEKGLKAALAWRDSKFT
- a CDS encoding ABC transporter ATP-binding protein; its protein translation is MEQKMLISARDLSVSFRIGKSLFSHANLKAVDNVSLNIPKGSFFGIVGESGSGKTTLGRALLRAAPITGGNAIYQDDEVRYDLTNIGKDELGDYRRRAQLIFQDPYAALSPRMTVRDIIAEPLEVMKITSSREETDARVREIAAKCRLNLEHLRRFPHAFSGGQRQRISIARALVSRPQFIIADEAVAALDVSIQADVLNLLKQLQAEMGLTFMFISHDLSVVAHTCDHVAVMYLGRLVEIAPTRKLFAAPRHPYTKALFSAIPSLNPDERGKAQKLEGEIPSPTNQPPGCKFHTRCPHAVDICKSAEPRLEVADGEHEVACHRWKELFA
- a CDS encoding DMT family transporter is translated as MFILSGMLLFSVQDVLIRMMASEGSLVQIMVFRGLLGCLVLMAFLRLTGRPIRIGSAYPVLALIRILLFFSGFLAFYFALSGMSLAEATSLFFVSPIFITIISKLVFKSDVGWYRGAAIVGGFAGVLMIIKPSPGQFNAIALLPVFTALGYAIAMMIARHTRDKDTIFQQMLQLYIGSAVFGTVAALALNLLGIDADTFPELDYLVRSWSFDNPFLLLAMATVAAFGSLGMLLLTSAYRVGSPPVLAPFEYSLLLLASLFGYLLFDEIPDLLSGIGMVTIVASGLFIFIREGVRRKPLAVKTSLRT
- a CDS encoding aromatic ring-hydroxylating dioxygenase subunit alpha encodes the protein MDDLHETSHALKEAVPTLPSSWYGDADHHRREEKHIWQAEWVYLCHGSALATPRQFRTICLGDQPIVVVRDENGILRGYYNTCRHRGSILCQAESGRLDSNALVCPYHQWSYRLANGQLAATTSFTEADGFSKDDYPLFPIAVREWRGVVFIHPDPGAEWNPDSLFQRSADGLRRFPLEDMKIGKTWSKIINCNWKLFWENFNECLHCPNIHPELTELVPLYSRRIINKMDMPGWTDHESSNDPLYRGGLRPGAQTWSTDGSAQGHIIASLSDEEIERGQLYASAWPSMFIAGYADHMRIVRVLPKGPTTTEITAEWLFEDATLGDPDYDIANVVDFATLVMEQDGGACEMNQQGLGADPYSVGVLMPEEYLLKRFHDWVRARMDKV